The window AATGGTGGTACAACATCAACGATAGAATGAAGATTGGAGGTCGTTCTGGATATGAGCACTTCGAAGAGAATGATAACTACTTATATACTATCGCGCAATGGTTCCCTAGAATGTGTGTATACAACGACGTTGAAGGATGGCAAAACAAACAATTCCTTGGAAGAGGAGAATTTACATTGCCTTTTGGAGACTATGAAGTTGCTATAACAGTACCTTCCGATCACATTGTTGGGTCAACTGGTGTGCTGCAAAACGAAAGTAGTGTTCTTTCAAGCGCACAGAGATCAAGACTTAAGGAGGCGGCTAAATCTGATACTCCTATTCTAATCATAACACAAGCTGAAGCTGAAGCAGCAGAGAAAGAAAAGAAGACAGGCGAAAAAACGTGGATCTTTAAGGCTAAAAATGTTCGTGATTTTGCGTTTGCATCTTCTAGAAAGTTTATATGGGATGCTCAAGGCGTTACAGTTGGTGATAAAAACATCATGGCAATGTCTTACTATCCGAAAGAAGGAAACCCTCTTTGGGAGCGCTATTCAACAAAGCTTGTTGCACATACAATTAAGACGTATTCAAAGTTTACTTGTGACTACCCATATCCAGTAGCTATCTCGGTTCACTCGAAATGGATTGGTATGGAATACCCAATGATTTGCTTTAATAGTGGTCGTCCTGAAGCAGATGGAACGTATTCTGAACGTACTAAATACGGAATGTGGGGAGTAATTATCCATGAGGTTGGACACAACTTCTTCCCTATGATTATCAACTCAGATGAGCGCCAGTGGACTTGGATGGATGAAGGGTTAAACACATTCGTTCAATATCTGACTGAGCAAGAATGGGAAAGAGAATATCCTTCTAGAAGAGGCCCTGCTTATTTGATCGCTGATTATATGCGTGGAGATCAAAACTACATCTCTCCTATTATGACCAACTCAGAATCTATTTGGCAATTTGGAAACAATGCCTACGGAAAACCGGCTACAGCGTTGAATATCTTAAGAGAAACAATAATGGGACGTGAATTATTTGACTATTCATTTAAAATCTATTGTGAGAGATGGAAATTCAAACATCCTTCTCCGGCAGACTTCTTTAGAACAATGGAAGATGCTTCAGCAGTTGATTTGGATTGGTTCTGGAGAGCCTGGTTCTTCACGACGGACTATGTTGATATTAGTTTAGATGAAGTTAACTGGTACGAGTTAAACACTATGAATCCAGATGTTGAGATGGCATTCAAAAAAGAACAAGACGACAAATCGGATCAGTTCATTGGAGACACGCGCAACTT is drawn from Flavobacteriales bacterium and contains these coding sequences:
- a CDS encoding M1 family metallopeptidase translates to WWYNINDRMKIGGRSGYEHFEENDNYLYTIAQWFPRMCVYNDVEGWQNKQFLGRGEFTLPFGDYEVAITVPSDHIVGSTGVLQNESSVLSSAQRSRLKEAAKSDTPILIITQAEAEAAEKEKKTGEKTWIFKAKNVRDFAFASSRKFIWDAQGVTVGDKNIMAMSYYPKEGNPLWERYSTKLVAHTIKTYSKFTCDYPYPVAISVHSKWIGMEYPMICFNSGRPEADGTYSERTKYGMWGVIIHEVGHNFFPMIINSDERQWTWMDEGLNTFVQYLTEQEWEREYPSRRGPAYLIADYMRGDQNYISPIMTNSESIWQFGNNAYGKPATALNILRETIMGRELFDYSFKIYCERWKFKHPSPADFFRTMEDASAVDLDWFWRAWFFTTDYVDISLDEVNWYELNTMNPDVEMAFKKEQDDKSDQFIGDTRNLTMVDEAINEKDDNIDDFYGKRDIYKVDALHLQDYEKFKKDLTKEELELLNSGKQFYELKFTNKGGIPMPLILRFTFEDNTSEVIRIPAEIWRRSELEVSKVFMFDKEVSNIRLDPFLETADTDLNNNSWPEERAPTRYDLFKKKKKKENPMQRDVRVKELGN